CTCACCCTCCCACCAAACCCACCAAGCCCGCACCCGGGATCATACGTGTTCTCGAATTCCCACACTCTCACTCCACTCTCTTGCCCTGCCCACAACTGCGTTTCCGTGCACGCGATGTTTCTCAAGAACTTGCCCACCTGAGTCTCTCTCAACGGGTGAGGCCTCGGCTCGTGGCATGGCGGGCGGCCAGGATGGACCGGTGCACGAGTCGGGACCTTAAATATTCCACTTGCGCCGCCGCTCCCGATGAACTCCGGTAATGGTTGCAACTGCCGGTAGTCATCGGGAGCAGCCTCCATGCAGAGGTTCTGGTCTGGCCTCTCACCAGTAGGAgaagtggtggtggtggtggatgaGGAGGAGTAAATGAAGAAGTCCTCTTCAGAAGAGTCATAGTTGGGGCCCTGGCGGTGCTCTACGCTTTTGGGGATTTGAACTTCTTCGAGGCTGTGCTTGCGGACATGGGCGTGACGTTTATGAGAAGAGGTAGCACGGAGTTGTTGGCTATGAGACTGGATCTTTCGGGGCGGCGGGACAGCGCTTAACCCAGCCAAGGCCTCCCTCTCGTCGTCTTCAATAAGTCTGTTATTGTCTTTATCATCCATATTTACTCAATCTTAAAACACAATCATCAAAAGAAGATTGGTTTCACCATAAcccagaaagaaagaaagaaaatgagagagagagagagagagagagttgcagaggtggGAACAAAACCAGAAGAGAAAGGGAGACAGAGAGATGGGGAGAGAAAGCGTCTAAAGAGAGATCCGGGAGAAGGGGAGAGTTGGACAGAAGAGCGGGAAGTAAGGCGAGGCGTTCTGGGAGCTTTACGGACAGGAACGTTTCATTCCAGAATGTTTCGGTTGGCAGCTTCGTCTCACAGTCCATACTTCGTTTCATTTCCCCGTTCGTTATTTGAACGTACCTGGCCTCCCGAGACCCCCCTCATTTTTTTCTCTACActtctttatatttaatttaggaaaaaataattattttataaaaaaggattatatatatttttaaattaacccaacttaatataatataatatattaattataaaattcttttattataaaataaatctcaattcaattcaattcaagttAATCTTCTTTCTACTCCCAATTCAGCTTCTACCTTTCTTATAAAAGTTAATAAAggacaaaaaaattataccaccttataataatttatatcctCTAAATTCTTAAAGCAAATGACATTAAAAGACACACAAGACTAATGTTGGACAATTTTGAAtcctgaaaagttgaaaaaatatattggtCGCAAAATCGATGTGCGCATGCAATTATGAAATCGGCAGCATCCAACAATATAATTGAAAGCATACCCTTAATCAAAATTCCACCATGCTTATTAGATTTTCACAGTGAAAAGGACCCACCAATCTCATCTGTATGAATATATTAGATTGTTTGTACTATGACTTTTGAGTATTAATGAATAGttattttctttagaaaaaaaatgtataattctagagagagagagagagatgaagagaAGTAACTATGAAGTCCCCTTAAAGTGATCAACTAACTTGTTTGTACAAAGTCCAACTACCCAACTGCAACCCAGAAACATGTTCATCATTTCATAATGATGCTAAGGATGGATCAACGTACAATAccataatatttgtgttttcttttgctgCCATAAGAATTTAATGTTCTAGGCTTATTCAAACTGTATGCATGGCATTGGCAATTCGGACCATGCAAGAATCTGAACAAATCAAATATATTTGCATGTACGCAGCATGCATTATTAGCATTCATTTGAATTGATACATCTGTAATAGTTTGTGTCCTATTAATGATATATAGAACCAACAGGAAATAACCTCTTTCCATAGAAGAAAAGCTGGGAGGTTTTGTCCCCTTATTGTTGTGATTTACAACGAAAACAAATCTGTGTCTCATTCCATCTCCTAATTTTACAAACCATAATAAAGAAGCCTACTTCTCTAGCACAAACAATAGAGAAAATGAGCATGAATTTGCTCTTAGTCCAAGTAGAAAAGAGTCACAATCTTCCGCATATTTTTAGCCTCTTGACATGTTTCCATAAGCAGCCTGCTATCATGGAATGCAAAGCAAATGACTTGTTGTACACGTGAAATGATATCCATATTGCACAGCCTGCAGTTTCACCATAAAAACAGCTATAATTtcctacttatatatatatataagctataAATTCCTGTGAAACTCAGAGCTTGATCAATGTTGCACAGAGCTTGCCCACTTATGTGAAATCCAGCTCTCAGGTTTTGCCCAACTGATATCTTACAACATGCAACTTTGGCAGGTTACAGTACACGGGAAGAATGCAAAATAGCACCAACCAATATAAGAGGCCGTCAATAAGTTCAGATTCATTCATttgtttcttgattgaaatatTAATAGTGGGagccaaaaaaagaaagaaagaacagaGCTATTACAAACCTGCTGGCTTCTATCAGAGGTAGATGATCATTGTGAGGCTTCTCTATCACATTCTTCACCTGCAAatatcaccatttttttttataggtaaaacaaaattttattgatacaagaaAATAGGCGTAGCCCAAGTACAGCAAATGCCACAAAAAGTTATCCCAACAGTGTCCATTTTTTCCTCTCAATTTTAACTAAACtatcttttttttgataggtttaACTAAACTATCTAAGAATTGTTTAGAAAAGTCAAGACCATAGTACCTGATTGACAAAACTTTTCTGCAGTTGTTAACAAAATTTCAAGTCAAACAGTCACTATATATTACGGTATTTATTGTCCAAGTAGGGATGTTCAGTGTGTAGGTTTTTGTGGTGTACTACATTTTTTAGGCTAGTATTGATAATGCAACAAATCTagaatttgattattttttcatagGTATTGcgggaaaaatataaattatcgAAGAAATTTACTtcaagaaattatgaaaaatattgatcaaGCACATCAGGTAAGAAACAATGCCAAGTAATTAAGAGACAATTTGTATTTTGTCTATCTGATGGTTTGTTTAGAAACCATGAAAAAGCTAATGGTTAAACGATTTGTTTGCAATAGATGAAGGATGAAcgtgatgcatatatataaccAAACCCTTACTTTTGACAATAATTCCTGGCTCTCAGGAGATTGCTTTTCCAAACTTTGAGGCAAAATCACCGTAAGTAGCTCTGGTTTCTCGGCTCTTAAAGCACCTCTGATGACGGCTGAATTAGTTCCAGATGCTCCAGACGTATAAatgtgatttttctgcaagttATACGGCAAATCAGAAATAGCATGAGTGATGCAGCAAATAAGTAACATACAGTATACAAATATCTGATGTACTCAGTGGGTACCCACAAAGCCACACACAGGATACACTGGCTTTAAATTACAGCATCTTACAGTTATAACCATAGCATAGCTAAGAATCTCGATAAGTTCTTGATGCATGAACCCCATATTCCGTGTCCCAAAAAAGCCAATAAATCTTGGCCCTTGCTGTTGAATGGCCAATAACTCCTGCACAaattggggaaaaaaaagaatgatCAAAGAACTCAAATTTTGAGAACAAATTCTAGGTACTGTAAAATCAGCACAAAGGAGAAAACTAGGTGTGGTTAGTGACTTAATAAATAATTGGGTAGGGGCAGGATGGTTGGATAAGTGCTGGAATTTTTAGGATTCTCATTCTCACCACTGTCACCTAGATGAGGTCAAACTCAAAGTTTCCATTTGATTATGCacatgagtgagagagagagagagagagagagagagagagagagagagagagagagagagagagagagttggttTGGAGGATAAACTGCATAGTGTATGAGGTTGAGAAGTAGCCAGCAGGTAAGGAACCCTAAACCAAACACACATGTGTCTACAAAAGAGGCAATCTACATCCCTATTTGGGGCAGGGAAGCCTTGGGTACTTCCTTTAACTCATTCTGAACCTATTCTGGTCCTACCCCTGTACCCATCTCATTCGCCATCTAAAGTGTCCCCTTCTTTATTGCACCCCCACGGGGGTAGGGGTGGGGGAATCAtgatcaattgttcaaatggtGCATAAACCGGCCAAAATACTTGTTTACCTAGGAAAATGTCAGTGCCAGATTATGGGGTGATAAACTAGGCCAATTTGaaagtttttaaaaagattcatgcAAAAGCAAGCCTCCACTTGTAATCATTTCAAAGTCATACCATCAAAGTCATCTAATCATTTTGAATAACCCCCTACCCCAAAAAATTGACTGGAATTTATCTTTTTGATTGGCATGGGGTGTCTGGAACAGCATCCCAACTAATCCCAGGGGCATTGACTGAAAATAAATAACAGAATTTGTTAACTGAAGAAACATTTTCAAACGCAATAATTACATGCCTGTAAATAGTCTACATCTGGAACAGGTTTAAACTCTGATAGCAGAACTGCCCCTGATCCTTCTACAATAGATTGAGCTTGTGTTGGAATTTGATTGCCAGCCTCTTCATCTGAACCAAACATGCGGATCACATTCTCATCTTCACATTTCCAATTATCCATGTCCTGATCTCTTCTCACTTGTCCACAAAGCCACTATACCAGTACATAAAACAGAGTCCCTGATAGTAAATGATTAGTGAAAACCTACTGCCCATAAGAGTGATAATCATACAGGTTAAAGCCAACATGAGCTTTGATTCACGTTGATAGTGGAGTGATAGGCTTACAGCCATTTATCAAACTGATCATTTCCAGACCAAGAAAGTTTAAAGGGGAGCCTGATTCATCCCTGTAAGTTATTGTGCATTGTAATAAAGACATAATTACATCTCCAACTGTTTGGATAGAGTTCATATATGGAAAGAAAACTTATAGGTATTAACATTCCAGATGTAGAGAATTCTCAACTGTGCCATAAATGCAGATACATTAAGGCCCATGACTTGGTAAGCTTCACCAGGACAGTAAATCTACCATCTTGGGTTGTCCTTGATTGAACAAGTTACGATCATGATGACAATAATAAtgattatgatgatgatgatgatgatgataatctGCTGAACAATAGTTTAGTGCACAATGCTTTTCTCGTCTCCCATCCCCACCCCCCAAAAAATCATCTTTTTAATAACTCAGTCCATCATGCCTTGAGTAAACAAACCCACCACTCTCATCTTTGTGATTCTCTCTCCTACCTAAGTATCgaaatttcaattttcttaatGAGGCATACTCTAGGACAATCAACAACACATCTAAAACTATAAgtgctaattttttatttttttttgaagggaAGAAGTCCAAGAACGTGTGTATGACTTAAACTATCAATTTGAGTTTTACGAGATAGGAATTCCTCAATATGAACGTAAAATGCAAAAAGAACACAACAACGGATATCCTAACTTCAAACCAAGAACGATTAAACAAGTCGCAATAAACAGCCTGTCGAACATATAAAACCAATACCTGTTTAATTATCGTAACTCCATACATATTAAAGACAGTGCGCATTAAATACCGTGAACCTTCAATCGCTCAGAAAAACAAAACCCAATTTTTCATATCCTCATTATAAATTAgcagataaaaaatttatttcagatggaagagagagagagagagagagagagagagagagagagagagagagagagagacaacaGAATGCAATGAATGAACATAGACCCATTACAGCCTATGCAATCAAGACAATAGCTAAGGATAATAAACTCGCCAAAGCTACAAAATTTACAAACTTATGCGTCCAAAATAACTACGATATCCAACTCTTAAATTGGCCTACTCTGAGAGAGAGATACCGGTGGTCTGGAAAGAGAATGTCCGTGTTTTCGAATACATCTGTGGTGAGAACCAAGAAACGATAAGGATGAAGGAGAAGAGGGAGGGTGGAGACTGATACTGGGGCTTGCAGAGTAAAGGGTTTTCAGGGGTTTGCACGAAAAATCCGGTGAAGAAGGGGAAGATAAAGAAGTGGCGGTCGTGGTTAGAGGCGACAACAGTCTCAAAGGTGAAGGTGGAGTCATTCTTTCAGTTTCAGGCTCTCTATTCCCAACTCAAAACTGTTTTGGTcagccttttctttttctttttctttttctttttctcaaaggaaaatatagtcgcagagagagagagaaagcgaGAGAGCTACACAGAAAATAgggcgttttttttttttttttttttggtccctGGTGTTGGAACATTTGGATATAATATATAGTCCGAGATATGAAAGGTTTCGGaggaatttaagataaaaatgagTTTCGCTTTTCACATGTGCTTTTTGTGTTCTTTATTGTTTCACTTGTAAATATTACCCTTCAAAATTTTATACCAAAAGAAAAGGGACAAAGGAAATCTCACAACATGATAACTGAACATCAAACTtacaatttaataatttatagccGAAAcccaaaattatatttaacagagTTGATGCTACtgcacaataaattaataaaaatattatgtatagttatttttatgtattttattaatatgattggctgtatcatttttttaacataaaataaatattttaattaatcatatcaataaaatacttgtaaaaataaaacaaaagtagCTGGATATTTCAAAACTTAATCAACTTATGAAGTTTGtgcttaaaaaattataaaaagttataatattgtTGCCAATTATTTCATCATAGTTGAATGAAAAGCAGCCTTTTGTTGCATGTAAAGCGTATGCCAGAGGGCAGTTCTCCAACTCTCCTTTTACCATTCATTTGCTGTTCATATGCCCTTTACGATTTTTTGCAGCAATGATGTCAAGTCTTCGTTTGCTATTGGCTTTTTGCTCCTCCTTTGGGTAAACGAGTCCGACAAAGTGCTGTTTAGAAATTTTCTTTCTAGAGAGATAATTCCATGTTCAAATCTAAAGTAAAAAGTAAGAGGTTCAAAccaagaagatattttattgttgcagttctttcttttttaaacatcATTAGGAACCCAACTCCTGAGAGCTTCAAAACAAAAGGCTCTTAAATAGATGAGATACCAGCTCGGGCATTTCGTATCCATTTGCTTTGCTGTAATGTCCAAGGTTTTAGCTCCGATTCTCATTCGTTACAGTTGGCTGACATTTTTCCAGGTCATCCTAGCCTCTAGGTACTGCTAGTATAACCATCGTTAGATGGTTGTGGAAATTGAGATTTCTCTCTCATGTGTACCCGTAGAAATTCAGATTTCTCTACCTGTATTGGTGATCCACAGAGAAAGATATAACATTAAATGTTCGAGTCGGAATCATGTTGTCTTGAACCTTTAAACGGTTAGTAGTGTTATTGTTGTGTCCACATGTTCTTTATCACTTTTCAAATGATAGAGAATTTGAAGGACACCGTCATGTTATAACATATGCTGCAAATAGATATTTTGGAGAGAATTGATCGAATAGAACATATTGAGTAGCCAAAATTGGCAATGAAGATGATTGCAGCAGGAGAAAGTGTTCTGTACTTGAAGATCTATGATCTTTCAGTCTCATGATGGAtgctaaaaatataaatttggaaGAGAACCAATTTGTGTTCATTATATAGCAATAAGCACCATTACAACAGGACTAGATCTCCCAAAACTGCAGTACCATAAAGAGCCAACATCTTCTGTAtaagaaaggaaacaaaaactCCTCTACCAAATAGATCCAACATCTAATGTataagaaaggaaaagagaccATCCAGAAATAGACAGTCATATGTCCCATCTCTTTTTGACCCGGAACATTAATGCCGAAGACTTGATGTCATCTTGCGGCACTTGGAGCATTAATTGAACTTTCATCTTCATTGGAGCTGTCTTTGCTTTACCAACTTCATCCCCAACCTGAAACATGATCATTGTGAGGCCAGAGAAAAACTGAGCTAAAAGTTctagaaaaaagggaaaaaaaaaaaaaaaaatcttgaaccGAAGAATTGATGAGCCCTTTAATTTTCAGAACATTTGGAGATTAGAGAAGGGTACAGCAAAATAATGTTCAGAGCTGTAATTACCGCTTAAGCTAGTGCCTTAAAAGAAGTATCTAAATAAAACAATCTCCACCAACCATCaagctttcttttctttgggTACTCGTAAAAATAAGCAAGTGATCAAGAGATATCATAAAATTATCCATTGAAGAGTCCACACTCCTAACTCTGTTTATCTTGAGGGACCGGTGAAATCCACAATTTTGgaaggaaagagaaaaggagGGATCCTCTCATTTCTCTATCCTGGATATTGTCCATTCCTTATACTTGACATAGTGTACAAGTGACCACTAAGGTCATATCCCATCTAAAATGATTCAAGACTAGGCCATCTACTTCAGATAAGAACAACTAAGATATGCTATTAACATTTATAATGTAATGATCAACTggctatc
This genomic interval from Carya illinoinensis cultivar Pawnee chromosome 2, C.illinoinensisPawnee_v1, whole genome shotgun sequence contains the following:
- the LOC122300801 gene encoding uncharacterized protein LOC122300801 isoform X1, translating into MTPPSPLRLLSPLTTTATSLSSPSSPDFSCKPLKTLYSASPSISLHPPSSPSSLSFLGSHHRCIRKHGHSLSRPPWLCGQVRRDQDMDNWKCEDENVIRMFGSDEEAGNQIPTQAQSIVEGSGAVLLSEFKPVPDVDYLQELLAIQQQGPRFIGFFGTRNMGFMHQELIEILSYAMVITKNHIYTSGASGTNSAVIRGALRAEKPELLTVILPQSLEKQSPESQELLSKVKNVIEKPHNDHLPLIEASRLCNMDIISRVQQVICFAFHDSRLLMETCQEAKNMRKIVTLFYLD
- the LOC122300801 gene encoding uncharacterized protein LOC122300801 isoform X2 encodes the protein MDNWKCEDENVIRMFGSDEEAGNQIPTQAQSIVEGSGAVLLSEFKPVPDVDYLQELLAIQQQGPRFIGFFGTRNMGFMHQELIEILSYAMVITKNHIYTSGASGTNSAVIRGALRAEKPELLTVILPQSLEKQSPESQELLSKVKNVIEKPHNDHLPLIEASRLCNMDIISRVQQVICFAFHDSRLLMETCQEAKNMRKIVTLFYLD